One Theropithecus gelada isolate Dixy chromosome 3, Tgel_1.0, whole genome shotgun sequence genomic window carries:
- the LOC112620964 gene encoding phosphoglycerate mutase 1-like produces MWLPVVRTWHLNERHYGDLTGLNKAETAAKHGEAQVKIWKHSYDVPPPPMEPDHPFYSNISKDRRYADLTEDQLPSCESLKDTIARALPFWNEEIVPQIKEGKRVLIAAHGNSLWGIVKHLEGLSEEAIMELNLPTGIRIVYELDKNLKPIKPMQFLGDEEMVRKAMEAVAAQGKVKE; encoded by the coding sequence ATGTGGCTGCCAGTGGTGAGGACTTGGCACCTCAATGAGCGGCACTATGGGGATCTAACCGGTCTCAATAAAGCAGAAACTGCTGCAAAGCATGGTGAGGCCCAGGTGAAGATCTGGAAGCACTCCTATGATGTCCCACCACCTCCGATGGAGCCTGACCACCCTTTCTACAGCAACATCAGTAAGGATCGCAGGTATGCAGACCTCACAGAAGATCAGCTACCCTCCTGTGAGAGTCTGAAGGACACTATTGCCAGAGCTCTGCCCTTCTGGAATGAAGAAATAGTTCCCCAGATCAAGGAGGGGAAACGTGTACTGATTGCAGCCCATGGCAACAGCCTCTGGGGCATTGTCAAGCATCTGGAGGGTCTCTCTGAAGAGGCTATCATGGAGCTGAACCTGCCCACTGGTATTCGCATTGTCTATGAATTGGACAAGAACTTGAAGCCTATCAAGCCCATGCAGTTCCTGGGGGATGAAGAGATGGTTCGCAAAGCCATGGAAGCTGTGGCCGCCCAGGGCAAGGTCAAGGAGTGA